One window of the Mytilus galloprovincialis chromosome 14, xbMytGall1.hap1.1, whole genome shotgun sequence genome contains the following:
- the LOC143059638 gene encoding innexin unc-9-like isoform X3, with product MVHSFHHHHGLLDSVLGSFATYARLKGRYDDDWIDRLNHLYTTIIFIIFTIVVSTKQYVGEPIHCWCPAEFKESMVDYTNNVCWISNTYYVHIDKDIPKYNHARYESEITYYQWVPMILLFQALLFKVPCIMWRILTASAGVNLDKIVTLAAETQYISPDDRERTIKHIVRYMDRWLENAREYRSGCFIRLRQTISKYCCIVCGKRYGNYLVTIYMFIKLLYMSNAIGQLFILNEFLGTNYNAYGLEVLSHLASGEEWDESARFPRVTLCDFKIRKLATLQQYTVQCVLPINLFNEKIFIFIWFWLVFVSVLSSANFLVWCYTMIFRQHRIRYLKKFLRINECYKSELDKKMAVKFAEQYLRQDGIFVLRLVGKNANDVLVSEIVLQLWNHYRNKPLFKHANQVSDDNSNV from the coding sequence GCTTGACAGTGTCCTCGGGAGCTTCGCCACATATGCAAGGTTAAAAGGTCGTTACGATGACGACTGGATCGATAGGTTAAATCATTTATACACGACTATAATTTTCATCATTTTCACAATTGTTGTTAGTACGAAGCAGTATGTGGGCGAGCCAATCCACTGCTGGTGTCCGGCTGAATTCAAGGAGTCTATGGTTGACTACACTAACAATGTATGTTGGATATCCAATACATACTACGTCCATATTGACAAAGATATTCCGAAGTACAATCACGCGAGATATGAAAGCGAGATTACATATTACCAGTGGGTTCCGATGATCTTGTTGTTTCAAGCCTTGTTGTTTAAGGTCCCTTGTATTATGTGGAGAATTTTAACAGCGTCAGCTGGTGTCAATTTGGATAAAATAGTCACACTTGCAGCGGAAACACAGTACATTTCTCCGGATGACAGGGAGCGAACTATAAAACACATAGTACGTTATATGGACAGATGGTTGGAAAATGCACGTGAATATAGATCGGGATGTTTTATACGCTTGCGTCaaactatttcaaaatattgttGTATAGTATGTGGGAAACGATATGGGAATTATCTTGTCAccatatatatgtttattaaatTACTATACATGTCGAATGCTATTGGACAGTTATTCATTTTGAATGAATTTCTAGGGACAAATTACAACGCATATGGACTTGAAGTATTAAGCCATCTGGCCAGTGGTGAAGAATGGGACGAATCAGCAAGGTTCCCAAGGGTGACACTATGTGATTTTAAAATTCGTAAACTCGCTACACTCCAACAGTACACAGTACAATGTGTACTACCAATAAATCTTTTTAATGAGAAGATTTTCATATTTATCTGGTTCTGGCTTGTATTTGTGTCTGTTTTAAGTTCGGCGAATTTCTTAGTATGGTGTTATACTATGATATTTAGACAACACCGAATTCGTTATTTGAAAAAATTTCTCAGGATTAATGAATGTTACAAATCAGAATTAGACAAGAAAATGGCCGTCAAATTCGCTGAGCAGTATTTGCGACAAGATGGTATTTTTGTTTTGAGACTTGTAGGTAAAAACGCTAATGATGTATTAGTGTCAGAAATAGTTTTACAACTATGGAACCATTATAGAAACAAACCATTATTTAAACATGCTAATCAGGTCAGCGATGACAATAGTAATGTCTGA
- the LOC143059638 gene encoding innexin unc-9-like isoform X4 has protein sequence MNSLDTSDRMLDSVLGSFATYARLKGRYDDDWIDRLNHLYTTIIFIIFTIVVSTKQYVGEPIHCWCPAEFKESMVDYTNNVCWISNTYYVHIDKDIPKYNHARYESEITYYQWVPMILLFQALLFKVPCIMWRILTASAGVNLDKIVTLAAETQYISPDDRERTIKHIVRYMDRWLENAREYRSGCFIRLRQTISKYCCIVCGKRYGNYLVTIYMFIKLLYMSNAIGQLFILNEFLGTNYNAYGLEVLSHLASGEEWDESARFPRVTLCDFKIRKLATLQQYTVQCVLPINLFNEKIFIFIWFWLVFVSVLSSANFLVWCYTMIFRQHRIRYLKKFLRINECYKSELDKKMAVKFAEQYLRQDGIFVLRLVGKNANDVLVSEIVLQLWNHYRNKPLFKHANQVSDDNSNV, from the coding sequence GCTTGACAGTGTCCTCGGGAGCTTCGCCACATATGCAAGGTTAAAAGGTCGTTACGATGACGACTGGATCGATAGGTTAAATCATTTATACACGACTATAATTTTCATCATTTTCACAATTGTTGTTAGTACGAAGCAGTATGTGGGCGAGCCAATCCACTGCTGGTGTCCGGCTGAATTCAAGGAGTCTATGGTTGACTACACTAACAATGTATGTTGGATATCCAATACATACTACGTCCATATTGACAAAGATATTCCGAAGTACAATCACGCGAGATATGAAAGCGAGATTACATATTACCAGTGGGTTCCGATGATCTTGTTGTTTCAAGCCTTGTTGTTTAAGGTCCCTTGTATTATGTGGAGAATTTTAACAGCGTCAGCTGGTGTCAATTTGGATAAAATAGTCACACTTGCAGCGGAAACACAGTACATTTCTCCGGATGACAGGGAGCGAACTATAAAACACATAGTACGTTATATGGACAGATGGTTGGAAAATGCACGTGAATATAGATCGGGATGTTTTATACGCTTGCGTCaaactatttcaaaatattgttGTATAGTATGTGGGAAACGATATGGGAATTATCTTGTCAccatatatatgtttattaaatTACTATACATGTCGAATGCTATTGGACAGTTATTCATTTTGAATGAATTTCTAGGGACAAATTACAACGCATATGGACTTGAAGTATTAAGCCATCTGGCCAGTGGTGAAGAATGGGACGAATCAGCAAGGTTCCCAAGGGTGACACTATGTGATTTTAAAATTCGTAAACTCGCTACACTCCAACAGTACACAGTACAATGTGTACTACCAATAAATCTTTTTAATGAGAAGATTTTCATATTTATCTGGTTCTGGCTTGTATTTGTGTCTGTTTTAAGTTCGGCGAATTTCTTAGTATGGTGTTATACTATGATATTTAGACAACACCGAATTCGTTATTTGAAAAAATTTCTCAGGATTAATGAATGTTACAAATCAGAATTAGACAAGAAAATGGCCGTCAAATTCGCTGAGCAGTATTTGCGACAAGATGGTATTTTTGTTTTGAGACTTGTAGGTAAAAACGCTAATGATGTATTAGTGTCAGAAATAGTTTTACAACTATGGAACCATTATAGAAACAAACCATTATTTAAACATGCTAATCAGGTCAGCGATGACAATAGTAATGTCTGA
- the LOC143059638 gene encoding innexin unc-9-like isoform X2 — translation MICFLFRKKFAYKPIPKDEMMLDSVLGSFATYARLKGRYDDDWIDRLNHLYTTIIFIIFTIVVSTKQYVGEPIHCWCPAEFKESMVDYTNNVCWISNTYYVHIDKDIPKYNHARYESEITYYQWVPMILLFQALLFKVPCIMWRILTASAGVNLDKIVTLAAETQYISPDDRERTIKHIVRYMDRWLENAREYRSGCFIRLRQTISKYCCIVCGKRYGNYLVTIYMFIKLLYMSNAIGQLFILNEFLGTNYNAYGLEVLSHLASGEEWDESARFPRVTLCDFKIRKLATLQQYTVQCVLPINLFNEKIFIFIWFWLVFVSVLSSANFLVWCYTMIFRQHRIRYLKKFLRINECYKSELDKKMAVKFAEQYLRQDGIFVLRLVGKNANDVLVSEIVLQLWNHYRNKPLFKHANQVSDDNSNV, via the coding sequence GCTTGACAGTGTCCTCGGGAGCTTCGCCACATATGCAAGGTTAAAAGGTCGTTACGATGACGACTGGATCGATAGGTTAAATCATTTATACACGACTATAATTTTCATCATTTTCACAATTGTTGTTAGTACGAAGCAGTATGTGGGCGAGCCAATCCACTGCTGGTGTCCGGCTGAATTCAAGGAGTCTATGGTTGACTACACTAACAATGTATGTTGGATATCCAATACATACTACGTCCATATTGACAAAGATATTCCGAAGTACAATCACGCGAGATATGAAAGCGAGATTACATATTACCAGTGGGTTCCGATGATCTTGTTGTTTCAAGCCTTGTTGTTTAAGGTCCCTTGTATTATGTGGAGAATTTTAACAGCGTCAGCTGGTGTCAATTTGGATAAAATAGTCACACTTGCAGCGGAAACACAGTACATTTCTCCGGATGACAGGGAGCGAACTATAAAACACATAGTACGTTATATGGACAGATGGTTGGAAAATGCACGTGAATATAGATCGGGATGTTTTATACGCTTGCGTCaaactatttcaaaatattgttGTATAGTATGTGGGAAACGATATGGGAATTATCTTGTCAccatatatatgtttattaaatTACTATACATGTCGAATGCTATTGGACAGTTATTCATTTTGAATGAATTTCTAGGGACAAATTACAACGCATATGGACTTGAAGTATTAAGCCATCTGGCCAGTGGTGAAGAATGGGACGAATCAGCAAGGTTCCCAAGGGTGACACTATGTGATTTTAAAATTCGTAAACTCGCTACACTCCAACAGTACACAGTACAATGTGTACTACCAATAAATCTTTTTAATGAGAAGATTTTCATATTTATCTGGTTCTGGCTTGTATTTGTGTCTGTTTTAAGTTCGGCGAATTTCTTAGTATGGTGTTATACTATGATATTTAGACAACACCGAATTCGTTATTTGAAAAAATTTCTCAGGATTAATGAATGTTACAAATCAGAATTAGACAAGAAAATGGCCGTCAAATTCGCTGAGCAGTATTTGCGACAAGATGGTATTTTTGTTTTGAGACTTGTAGGTAAAAACGCTAATGATGTATTAGTGTCAGAAATAGTTTTACAACTATGGAACCATTATAGAAACAAACCATTATTTAAACATGCTAATCAGGTCAGCGATGACAATAGTAATGTCTGA
- the LOC143059638 gene encoding innexin unc-9-like isoform X6: MLDSVLGSFATYARLKGRYDDDWIDRLNHLYTTIIFIIFTIVVSTKQYVGEPIHCWCPAEFKESMVDYTNNVCWISNTYYVHIDKDIPKYNHARYESEITYYQWVPMILLFQALLFKVPCIMWRILTASAGVNLDKIVTLAAETQYISPDDRERTIKHIVRYMDRWLENAREYRSGCFIRLRQTISKYCCIVCGKRYGNYLVTIYMFIKLLYMSNAIGQLFILNEFLGTNYNAYGLEVLSHLASGEEWDESARFPRVTLCDFKIRKLATLQQYTVQCVLPINLFNEKIFIFIWFWLVFVSVLSSANFLVWCYTMIFRQHRIRYLKKFLRINECYKSELDKKMAVKFAEQYLRQDGIFVLRLVGKNANDVLVSEIVLQLWNHYRNKPLFKHANQVSDDNSNV; this comes from the coding sequence GCTTGACAGTGTCCTCGGGAGCTTCGCCACATATGCAAGGTTAAAAGGTCGTTACGATGACGACTGGATCGATAGGTTAAATCATTTATACACGACTATAATTTTCATCATTTTCACAATTGTTGTTAGTACGAAGCAGTATGTGGGCGAGCCAATCCACTGCTGGTGTCCGGCTGAATTCAAGGAGTCTATGGTTGACTACACTAACAATGTATGTTGGATATCCAATACATACTACGTCCATATTGACAAAGATATTCCGAAGTACAATCACGCGAGATATGAAAGCGAGATTACATATTACCAGTGGGTTCCGATGATCTTGTTGTTTCAAGCCTTGTTGTTTAAGGTCCCTTGTATTATGTGGAGAATTTTAACAGCGTCAGCTGGTGTCAATTTGGATAAAATAGTCACACTTGCAGCGGAAACACAGTACATTTCTCCGGATGACAGGGAGCGAACTATAAAACACATAGTACGTTATATGGACAGATGGTTGGAAAATGCACGTGAATATAGATCGGGATGTTTTATACGCTTGCGTCaaactatttcaaaatattgttGTATAGTATGTGGGAAACGATATGGGAATTATCTTGTCAccatatatatgtttattaaatTACTATACATGTCGAATGCTATTGGACAGTTATTCATTTTGAATGAATTTCTAGGGACAAATTACAACGCATATGGACTTGAAGTATTAAGCCATCTGGCCAGTGGTGAAGAATGGGACGAATCAGCAAGGTTCCCAAGGGTGACACTATGTGATTTTAAAATTCGTAAACTCGCTACACTCCAACAGTACACAGTACAATGTGTACTACCAATAAATCTTTTTAATGAGAAGATTTTCATATTTATCTGGTTCTGGCTTGTATTTGTGTCTGTTTTAAGTTCGGCGAATTTCTTAGTATGGTGTTATACTATGATATTTAGACAACACCGAATTCGTTATTTGAAAAAATTTCTCAGGATTAATGAATGTTACAAATCAGAATTAGACAAGAAAATGGCCGTCAAATTCGCTGAGCAGTATTTGCGACAAGATGGTATTTTTGTTTTGAGACTTGTAGGTAAAAACGCTAATGATGTATTAGTGTCAGAAATAGTTTTACAACTATGGAACCATTATAGAAACAAACCATTATTTAAACATGCTAATCAGGTCAGCGATGACAATAGTAATGTCTGA
- the LOC143059638 gene encoding innexin unc-9-like isoform X5 produces the protein MHSSLGRLDSVLGSFATYARLKGRYDDDWIDRLNHLYTTIIFIIFTIVVSTKQYVGEPIHCWCPAEFKESMVDYTNNVCWISNTYYVHIDKDIPKYNHARYESEITYYQWVPMILLFQALLFKVPCIMWRILTASAGVNLDKIVTLAAETQYISPDDRERTIKHIVRYMDRWLENAREYRSGCFIRLRQTISKYCCIVCGKRYGNYLVTIYMFIKLLYMSNAIGQLFILNEFLGTNYNAYGLEVLSHLASGEEWDESARFPRVTLCDFKIRKLATLQQYTVQCVLPINLFNEKIFIFIWFWLVFVSVLSSANFLVWCYTMIFRQHRIRYLKKFLRINECYKSELDKKMAVKFAEQYLRQDGIFVLRLVGKNANDVLVSEIVLQLWNHYRNKPLFKHANQVSDDNSNV, from the coding sequence GCTTGACAGTGTCCTCGGGAGCTTCGCCACATATGCAAGGTTAAAAGGTCGTTACGATGACGACTGGATCGATAGGTTAAATCATTTATACACGACTATAATTTTCATCATTTTCACAATTGTTGTTAGTACGAAGCAGTATGTGGGCGAGCCAATCCACTGCTGGTGTCCGGCTGAATTCAAGGAGTCTATGGTTGACTACACTAACAATGTATGTTGGATATCCAATACATACTACGTCCATATTGACAAAGATATTCCGAAGTACAATCACGCGAGATATGAAAGCGAGATTACATATTACCAGTGGGTTCCGATGATCTTGTTGTTTCAAGCCTTGTTGTTTAAGGTCCCTTGTATTATGTGGAGAATTTTAACAGCGTCAGCTGGTGTCAATTTGGATAAAATAGTCACACTTGCAGCGGAAACACAGTACATTTCTCCGGATGACAGGGAGCGAACTATAAAACACATAGTACGTTATATGGACAGATGGTTGGAAAATGCACGTGAATATAGATCGGGATGTTTTATACGCTTGCGTCaaactatttcaaaatattgttGTATAGTATGTGGGAAACGATATGGGAATTATCTTGTCAccatatatatgtttattaaatTACTATACATGTCGAATGCTATTGGACAGTTATTCATTTTGAATGAATTTCTAGGGACAAATTACAACGCATATGGACTTGAAGTATTAAGCCATCTGGCCAGTGGTGAAGAATGGGACGAATCAGCAAGGTTCCCAAGGGTGACACTATGTGATTTTAAAATTCGTAAACTCGCTACACTCCAACAGTACACAGTACAATGTGTACTACCAATAAATCTTTTTAATGAGAAGATTTTCATATTTATCTGGTTCTGGCTTGTATTTGTGTCTGTTTTAAGTTCGGCGAATTTCTTAGTATGGTGTTATACTATGATATTTAGACAACACCGAATTCGTTATTTGAAAAAATTTCTCAGGATTAATGAATGTTACAAATCAGAATTAGACAAGAAAATGGCCGTCAAATTCGCTGAGCAGTATTTGCGACAAGATGGTATTTTTGTTTTGAGACTTGTAGGTAAAAACGCTAATGATGTATTAGTGTCAGAAATAGTTTTACAACTATGGAACCATTATAGAAACAAACCATTATTTAAACATGCTAATCAGGTCAGCGATGACAATAGTAATGTCTGA